A part of Dreissena polymorpha isolate Duluth1 chromosome 13, UMN_Dpol_1.0, whole genome shotgun sequence genomic DNA contains:
- the LOC127855507 gene encoding uncharacterized protein LOC127855507 isoform X1 → MSSPLESHVTCKLTSVKYTTKNAFPQSRNKHACCVHENYVYMYAGKDGNVALKDFWRFNIGTQDWESVRFRGDTPQHLEGHTLVSCKKLMILFGGEFGDFLTKSSLWRINPDLGYIHKSEVDPGASWPCIRRYHSAVIYEGAMYVYGGYVDMKGSSSELWKYNIDDEDWDLVTPQGMSRDLPGGRHGHSAVVYNRRMVIYGGNNDLMAKQELWSYSFGVNCWIRLKTKFSPPALSGHTAVVAGNRMFLYGGECNRAPVSQLWYYCFRTDLWTQITLGSSSPDRMYHSAVLISPASQSSQVKASSMPYLQKKISKMHLDRPRSSHGDRSKSSVSLRDLNGGESGSQKRFDVEHHTPHGCLKRPQFLNVNSENDKSFRELPSPSENVADKSPMCPKKMDLNYNAIDVLDQNTVDCGIDNPAISESTKQLILESQSSGLSTMDTAGPTVDTRSSVYTRSLSYTTELERSHITMSQHQSKHIAYDKALAGFRRSLCEFENTSSGGKKFRLDPDLVLEDIEHLDCFPDDIQILYPSSRQCLKMSQQDEDSIETIELEYWAERARSHSFGSFNSGKKISEKNDQVFFRKDHEQVLFLSRSNDEILEKGDDIKNRKNMANMSRDTIADRHKYKLSGKATAEPHDGMKACDSKETCFSEQKSSVQVEMTERMILKNQQRNKTNKSKQSGLPESPYILILGGKDNTTVNFGLKPLPMWKLTVTPL, encoded by the exons ATGTCATCACCCCTGGAAAGTCATGTAACCTGTAAATTAACATCAGTGAAGTATACAACTAAGAATGCCTTTCCACAGAGTCGAAATAAGCATGCATGTTGTGTGCACGAGAATTACGTGTACATGTATGCAGGCAAAGATGGAAATGTGGCGCTAAAGGATTTCTGGCGGTTTAACATTG GCACACAGGACTGGGAGTCGGTGCGTTTCCGTGGTGATACTCCACAACATCTCGAGGGACACACCCTCGTCTCATGCAAG AAACTGATGATTTTGTTTGGTGGAGAATTTGGAGATTTCTTGACAAAGTCATCGCTATGGAGGATAAACCCAG ATCTTGGCTACATCCACAAGAGTGAAGTGGACCCAGGTGCCAGTTGGCCATGTATACGACGCTACCACTCAGCTGTGATCTATGAGGGGGCCATGTACGTGTATGGAGGATATGTGGACATGAAGGGGTCCAGCTCAGAGCTCTGGAAGTACAATATTG ATGATGAGGATTGGGATCTAGTCACTCCCCAGGGGATGTCACGTGACCTTCCGGGGGGTCGTCATGGACACAGTGCCGTCGTGTACAACAGACGTATGGTTATATACGGGGGAAACAATGACCTCATGGCAAAACAAGAGCTCTGGTCTTATAGCTTTG GTGTCAACTGCTGGATTCGTTTGAAGACCAAGTTCTCACCCCCTGCACTGTCTGGTCACACTGCTGTGGTTGCAGGGAACCGCATGTTCTTGTATGGTGGCGAATGTAACAGGGCGCCTGTCAGTCAACTCTGGTACTATTGCTTCA GAACAGATCTCTGGACACAAATTACCCTGGGCAGCAGTAGTCCGGACCGTATGTACCACAGTGCAGTGTTGATATCACCCGCTAGTCAGTCCAGTCAAGTGAAGGCATCCTCTATGCCATATCTGCAGAAGAAAATCTCCAAAATGCATCTGGACAGACCTAGATCGAGCCATGGAGATAGGTCAAAGTCATCTGTGTCCTTAAGAGACTTGAATGGGGGTGAGTCTGGGTCACAAAAGAGATTTGATGTTGAACATCATACTCCTCATGGATGTTTGAAAAGACCTCAGTTTTTAAACGTCAATTCTGAAAATGATAAAAGTTTTAGAGAATTACCCTCACCATCGGAAAACGTGGCTGATAAATCACCAATGTGTCCTAAAAAGATGGACCTAAACTACAATGCTATAGATGTGTTAGATCAAAATACTGTGGACTGTGGGATAGATAATCCTGCAATATCTGAAAGCACCAAACAATTGATCCTTGAAAGCCAGAGCAGTGGTCTAAGTACCATGGACACAGCTGGACCAACGGTAGACACCAGGAGCTCTGTCTACACTCGCTCGCTGAGTTACACAACAGAGCTGGAGCGTTCACACATCACCATGTCTCAACATCAAAGCAAGCATATCGCTTATGACAAAGCATTGGCAGGATTTCGTCGAAGCCTATGTGAGTTTGAGAATACTTCTAGTGGTGGCAAGAAATTTCGACTTGATCCTGATCTAGTGTTGGAAGACATTGAACATCTGGACTGTTTCCCAGATGACATTCAAATCCTGTATCCGAGCTCCAGGCAATGTCTGAAGATGTCACAGCAGGACGAGGACTCCATAGAGACCATTGAACTTGAATATTGGGCAGAAAGGGCGCGCAGTCATTCCTTTGGGAGTTTCAATAGTGGAAAAAAAATCAGCGAAAAAAATGATCAGGTCTTTTTCAGGAAAGACCATGAACAAGTGCTATTTTTAAGTAGAAGTAATGACGAAATATTAGAGAAAGGTGATGATATTAAGAATAGAAAAAACATGGCAAATATGTCACGTGATACAATTGCTGatcgacataaatataaattatcaggGAAGGCAACTGCAGAACCTCATGATGGGATGAAAGCATGTGATTCAAAGGAGACATGTTTTTCTGAGCAGAAATCCAGTGTACAGGTGGAGATGACTGAAAGAATGATCCTGAAGAATCAGCAGAGAAATAAGACGAACAAGTCCAAG CAGTCTGGTCTACCTGAGTCACCATACATTCTGATCCTGGGTGGGAAAGACAACACAACTGTGAACTTCGGTCTCAAGCCCCTTCCCATGTGGAAACTTACTGTGACTCCACTTTGA
- the LOC127855507 gene encoding uncharacterized protein LOC127855507 isoform X2, translating into MSSPLESHVTCKLTSVKYTTKNAFPQSRNKHACCVHENYVYMYAGKDGNVALKDFWRFNIGTQDWESVRFRGDTPQHLEGHTLVSCKKLMILFGGEFGDFLTKSSLWRINPDLGYIHKSEVDPGASWPCIRRYHSAVIYEGAMYVYGGYVDMKGSSSELWKYNIDDEDWDLVTPQGMSRDLPGGRHGHSAVVYNRRMVIYGGNNDLMAKQELWSYSFGVNCWIRLKTKFSPPALSGHTAVVAGNRMFLYGGECNRAPVSQLWYYCFRTDLWTQITLGSSSPDRMYHSAVLISPASQSSQVKASSMPYLQKKISKMHLDRPRSSHGDRSKSSVSLRDLNGGESGSQKRFDVEHHTPHGCLKRPQFLNVNSENDKSFRELPSPSENVADKSPMCPKKMDLNYNAIDVLDQNTVDCGIDNPAISESTKQLILESQSSGLSTMDTAGPTVDTRSSVYTRSLSYTTELERSHITMSQHQSKHIAYDKALAGFRRSLCEFENTSSGGKKFRLDPDLVLEDIEHLDCFPDDIQILYPSSRQCLKMSQQDEDSIETIELEYWAERARSHSFGSFNSGKKISEKNDQVFFRKDHEQVLFLSRSNDEILEKGDDIKNRKNMANMSRDTIADRHKYKLSGKATAEPHDGMKACDSKETCFSEQKSSVQVEMTERMILKNQQRNKTNKSKSGLPESPYILILGGKDNTTVNFGLKPLPMWKLTVTPL; encoded by the exons ATGTCATCACCCCTGGAAAGTCATGTAACCTGTAAATTAACATCAGTGAAGTATACAACTAAGAATGCCTTTCCACAGAGTCGAAATAAGCATGCATGTTGTGTGCACGAGAATTACGTGTACATGTATGCAGGCAAAGATGGAAATGTGGCGCTAAAGGATTTCTGGCGGTTTAACATTG GCACACAGGACTGGGAGTCGGTGCGTTTCCGTGGTGATACTCCACAACATCTCGAGGGACACACCCTCGTCTCATGCAAG AAACTGATGATTTTGTTTGGTGGAGAATTTGGAGATTTCTTGACAAAGTCATCGCTATGGAGGATAAACCCAG ATCTTGGCTACATCCACAAGAGTGAAGTGGACCCAGGTGCCAGTTGGCCATGTATACGACGCTACCACTCAGCTGTGATCTATGAGGGGGCCATGTACGTGTATGGAGGATATGTGGACATGAAGGGGTCCAGCTCAGAGCTCTGGAAGTACAATATTG ATGATGAGGATTGGGATCTAGTCACTCCCCAGGGGATGTCACGTGACCTTCCGGGGGGTCGTCATGGACACAGTGCCGTCGTGTACAACAGACGTATGGTTATATACGGGGGAAACAATGACCTCATGGCAAAACAAGAGCTCTGGTCTTATAGCTTTG GTGTCAACTGCTGGATTCGTTTGAAGACCAAGTTCTCACCCCCTGCACTGTCTGGTCACACTGCTGTGGTTGCAGGGAACCGCATGTTCTTGTATGGTGGCGAATGTAACAGGGCGCCTGTCAGTCAACTCTGGTACTATTGCTTCA GAACAGATCTCTGGACACAAATTACCCTGGGCAGCAGTAGTCCGGACCGTATGTACCACAGTGCAGTGTTGATATCACCCGCTAGTCAGTCCAGTCAAGTGAAGGCATCCTCTATGCCATATCTGCAGAAGAAAATCTCCAAAATGCATCTGGACAGACCTAGATCGAGCCATGGAGATAGGTCAAAGTCATCTGTGTCCTTAAGAGACTTGAATGGGGGTGAGTCTGGGTCACAAAAGAGATTTGATGTTGAACATCATACTCCTCATGGATGTTTGAAAAGACCTCAGTTTTTAAACGTCAATTCTGAAAATGATAAAAGTTTTAGAGAATTACCCTCACCATCGGAAAACGTGGCTGATAAATCACCAATGTGTCCTAAAAAGATGGACCTAAACTACAATGCTATAGATGTGTTAGATCAAAATACTGTGGACTGTGGGATAGATAATCCTGCAATATCTGAAAGCACCAAACAATTGATCCTTGAAAGCCAGAGCAGTGGTCTAAGTACCATGGACACAGCTGGACCAACGGTAGACACCAGGAGCTCTGTCTACACTCGCTCGCTGAGTTACACAACAGAGCTGGAGCGTTCACACATCACCATGTCTCAACATCAAAGCAAGCATATCGCTTATGACAAAGCATTGGCAGGATTTCGTCGAAGCCTATGTGAGTTTGAGAATACTTCTAGTGGTGGCAAGAAATTTCGACTTGATCCTGATCTAGTGTTGGAAGACATTGAACATCTGGACTGTTTCCCAGATGACATTCAAATCCTGTATCCGAGCTCCAGGCAATGTCTGAAGATGTCACAGCAGGACGAGGACTCCATAGAGACCATTGAACTTGAATATTGGGCAGAAAGGGCGCGCAGTCATTCCTTTGGGAGTTTCAATAGTGGAAAAAAAATCAGCGAAAAAAATGATCAGGTCTTTTTCAGGAAAGACCATGAACAAGTGCTATTTTTAAGTAGAAGTAATGACGAAATATTAGAGAAAGGTGATGATATTAAGAATAGAAAAAACATGGCAAATATGTCACGTGATACAATTGCTGatcgacataaatataaattatcaggGAAGGCAACTGCAGAACCTCATGATGGGATGAAAGCATGTGATTCAAAGGAGACATGTTTTTCTGAGCAGAAATCCAGTGTACAGGTGGAGATGACTGAAAGAATGATCCTGAAGAATCAGCAGAGAAATAAGACGAACAAGTCCAAG TCTGGTCTACCTGAGTCACCATACATTCTGATCCTGGGTGGGAAAGACAACACAACTGTGAACTTCGGTCTCAAGCCCCTTCCCATGTGGAAACTTACTGTGACTCCACTTTGA
- the LOC127855507 gene encoding uncharacterized protein LOC127855507 isoform X3 translates to MQETDDFVWWRIWRFLDKVIAMEDKPRYEGVETLASLWRINPDLGYIHKSEVDPGASWPCIRRYHSAVIYEGAMYVYGGYVDMKGSSSELWKYNIDDEDWDLVTPQGMSRDLPGGRHGHSAVVYNRRMVIYGGNNDLMAKQELWSYSFGVNCWIRLKTKFSPPALSGHTAVVAGNRMFLYGGECNRAPVSQLWYYCFRTDLWTQITLGSSSPDRMYHSAVLISPASQSSQVKASSMPYLQKKISKMHLDRPRSSHGDRSKSSVSLRDLNGGESGSQKRFDVEHHTPHGCLKRPQFLNVNSENDKSFRELPSPSENVADKSPMCPKKMDLNYNAIDVLDQNTVDCGIDNPAISESTKQLILESQSSGLSTMDTAGPTVDTRSSVYTRSLSYTTELERSHITMSQHQSKHIAYDKALAGFRRSLCEFENTSSGGKKFRLDPDLVLEDIEHLDCFPDDIQILYPSSRQCLKMSQQDEDSIETIELEYWAERARSHSFGSFNSGKKISEKNDQVFFRKDHEQVLFLSRSNDEILEKGDDIKNRKNMANMSRDTIADRHKYKLSGKATAEPHDGMKACDSKETCFSEQKSSVQVEMTERMILKNQQRNKTNKSKQSGLPESPYILILGGKDNTTVNFGLKPLPMWKLTVTPL, encoded by the exons ATGCAAG AAACTGATGATTTTGTTTGGTGGAGAATTTGGAGATTTCTTGACAAAGTCATCGCTATGGAGGATAAACCCAGGTATGAAGGTGTAGAAACACTGGCCTCGCTATGGAGGATAAACCCAG ATCTTGGCTACATCCACAAGAGTGAAGTGGACCCAGGTGCCAGTTGGCCATGTATACGACGCTACCACTCAGCTGTGATCTATGAGGGGGCCATGTACGTGTATGGAGGATATGTGGACATGAAGGGGTCCAGCTCAGAGCTCTGGAAGTACAATATTG ATGATGAGGATTGGGATCTAGTCACTCCCCAGGGGATGTCACGTGACCTTCCGGGGGGTCGTCATGGACACAGTGCCGTCGTGTACAACAGACGTATGGTTATATACGGGGGAAACAATGACCTCATGGCAAAACAAGAGCTCTGGTCTTATAGCTTTG GTGTCAACTGCTGGATTCGTTTGAAGACCAAGTTCTCACCCCCTGCACTGTCTGGTCACACTGCTGTGGTTGCAGGGAACCGCATGTTCTTGTATGGTGGCGAATGTAACAGGGCGCCTGTCAGTCAACTCTGGTACTATTGCTTCA GAACAGATCTCTGGACACAAATTACCCTGGGCAGCAGTAGTCCGGACCGTATGTACCACAGTGCAGTGTTGATATCACCCGCTAGTCAGTCCAGTCAAGTGAAGGCATCCTCTATGCCATATCTGCAGAAGAAAATCTCCAAAATGCATCTGGACAGACCTAGATCGAGCCATGGAGATAGGTCAAAGTCATCTGTGTCCTTAAGAGACTTGAATGGGGGTGAGTCTGGGTCACAAAAGAGATTTGATGTTGAACATCATACTCCTCATGGATGTTTGAAAAGACCTCAGTTTTTAAACGTCAATTCTGAAAATGATAAAAGTTTTAGAGAATTACCCTCACCATCGGAAAACGTGGCTGATAAATCACCAATGTGTCCTAAAAAGATGGACCTAAACTACAATGCTATAGATGTGTTAGATCAAAATACTGTGGACTGTGGGATAGATAATCCTGCAATATCTGAAAGCACCAAACAATTGATCCTTGAAAGCCAGAGCAGTGGTCTAAGTACCATGGACACAGCTGGACCAACGGTAGACACCAGGAGCTCTGTCTACACTCGCTCGCTGAGTTACACAACAGAGCTGGAGCGTTCACACATCACCATGTCTCAACATCAAAGCAAGCATATCGCTTATGACAAAGCATTGGCAGGATTTCGTCGAAGCCTATGTGAGTTTGAGAATACTTCTAGTGGTGGCAAGAAATTTCGACTTGATCCTGATCTAGTGTTGGAAGACATTGAACATCTGGACTGTTTCCCAGATGACATTCAAATCCTGTATCCGAGCTCCAGGCAATGTCTGAAGATGTCACAGCAGGACGAGGACTCCATAGAGACCATTGAACTTGAATATTGGGCAGAAAGGGCGCGCAGTCATTCCTTTGGGAGTTTCAATAGTGGAAAAAAAATCAGCGAAAAAAATGATCAGGTCTTTTTCAGGAAAGACCATGAACAAGTGCTATTTTTAAGTAGAAGTAATGACGAAATATTAGAGAAAGGTGATGATATTAAGAATAGAAAAAACATGGCAAATATGTCACGTGATACAATTGCTGatcgacataaatataaattatcaggGAAGGCAACTGCAGAACCTCATGATGGGATGAAAGCATGTGATTCAAAGGAGACATGTTTTTCTGAGCAGAAATCCAGTGTACAGGTGGAGATGACTGAAAGAATGATCCTGAAGAATCAGCAGAGAAATAAGACGAACAAGTCCAAG CAGTCTGGTCTACCTGAGTCACCATACATTCTGATCCTGGGTGGGAAAGACAACACAACTGTGAACTTCGGTCTCAAGCCCCTTCCCATGTGGAAACTTACTGTGACTCCACTTTGA